The Thermacetogenium phaeum DSM 12270 genome segment CATCATGAATATAAGGCCATTCATCATGCGACTCCAGGCAGAGCCTGATCGGCTTCGTCGTGTTGCGCAGCAACGTCGCAGCTTCGATGGTTACTATTGCTTTTTGAGAAACATCGCGCGGGTAGAGAGGGGAGACGACGTTGATAAATTCCAGGGCATCGGCCAGGCGTGTGAAGTCCTGAAGGTCCTTCAAAAGGGCATCCCTTCTCTGCCCTGTTTCCAGATCGATCACCGCCGGCATGCCTACACATACCTGTCCGTAGGCCCTGTTCCGGCACAGCTCGAGAACATGCTCTCCGTTGCGGCTGGTGATCTCCCACGGCCCGGGGACGGACTTGAGCGCCTTTTCGATGACATCATCGGTAAAGGTAATGCGGTCCTTCTTCTCCTTACACCCGTTGTCCAACAAGAGGCTCCTGAACTTCGGCGAGGTCGTTCTGATGCCGGTGTTTTTCAAAATCTCCACACTGGCCTCATGCACCTTCATCAATTCTTCTTCCGGCAATATTTCGAATTTCATACCGCAATCCCCCTGTTGTTTACGGTCTTAAGCAGTCCTGCCTATAAGCCGCCTGGCAAGCTTCACTGCGGTCGTGGCATCCTCGGCATAGCCGTCGGCTCCGATCTGGTCGGCCCAGGTCTGGTTGATAGGAGCTCCCCCGATCATCACCTTGACCGAATCACGGAGCCCTTCCTCCTTCAATGTTTCGATGATCTCCTTCTGCTTGCCGACGGTGGTCGTCAGTAAGGCCGAAATACCGACGATGTCGGGCTTCAATTCCTTGATCTTTTCGATAAATCTGTCGGTGGGAACGTCGACCCCGAGGTCGATCACTTCAAACCCCGCCGACTTCAGCATCATGATGACGATATTCTTCCCTATCGAATGCAGGTCTCCGTGCACCGTCCCCATGATCACCCGGCCGATAAACTCCCTGTTGACACCTGCCAGCAGGGGCTCCAGAACGGCGATCCCGGCTTCCATAGCCTTAGCCCCGAGCAGTAAATCCGGAAGGAAATACTCCCCGGCTGCGAAGCGGTCGCCGACCACTTCAATCCCCGGGGTCAAACCCTCGTTGATTATCCTCAAGGGTTCAATACCGGCCTCCAGGGCCTTCCGGGTCAGCTCTGGAACCGCATCTTCGTCCCCTTCGATCACCGCCTCCGCTACTTCCTTCAAGATATCCACCTTTTACCAGGGCACCTCCTTGTCGTTATATTTTTTACATGGGGCCGCCGTGAAGGCGGTCCCATGAATAGAACCGGAACCCGCTATTTCTTCTTGAGGCCGTACTCCTCTTCGGCCTCTTCGACGATCTCCCTGATCTTCTCCGGCACACCCGGCGGCAGCGGTTCGGGTTTATGGGTTTCCAGTATATGGATGGCTTCCTCGTAGGCCCTGGCCGTCAGATCCTTCCCGCCCTTTTCGAGCCAGGCATCACGCATCCGGCGATCGAGCAGCTTGCTCTGAGACTGTTCTTTCCTGAAGTTCTTGAAAGTGTGCTCCTTGGTCACGAATTCACCGGAGGATCCCACCTCCTTGATGAGATCCACGGCGAGGGTATCGTCATTGACCGGAATTCCCTGGAGCACCCTGTTGATCATCCTGGCGATCTCGTTGTCAATTACCA includes the following:
- a CDS encoding corrinoid protein gives rise to the protein MDILKEVAEAVIEGDEDAVPELTRKALEAGIEPLRIINEGLTPGIEVVGDRFAAGEYFLPDLLLGAKAMEAGIAVLEPLLAGVNREFIGRVIMGTVHGDLHSIGKNIVIMMLKSAGFEVIDLGVDVPTDRFIEKIKELKPDIVGISALLTTTVGKQKEIIETLKEEGLRDSVKVMIGGAPINQTWADQIGADGYAEDATTAVKLARRLIGRTA